tgatgattttaattctctacaaaaaaaatatattgataTAAAATCTCCATCCAAGGTTGTCGATGTTTTCTTTACTTCTGAAGTTTCTTTAAGCCCACGAATGTCCTTCTCCCTTGATATCAATAATCCATCATTCCAACAACGTTTTCATGTCAGGAACTAATGGTTGGTAGTGAGGATCTCCGGTTTCTTTCATTGAGTTGTTCGCCTATTGTTTCCGGCGACATAAATTAAAAATCCTTAAGAAATTAATTCATTGCAGGAAGATGAGTGACGTAACTCTTCGAGTTTTGGGAATGAACTTAACATGGTCAACCGTTTCTACAGTCTTCGACTTCTTCAAATCGGAATCCGTCATCGACGGGAAGAAAACCCCATCAATCCCATGAACTGATATTCTTCTGCCGGTGGTCAATTTCTCTATAGATTCTTCATTCAACGCCAACACCGTCAGTACGTATCCCTTCGACGCTAACTTTCCCATTTTCGTTGCCAAAACTTTAGATTCACCAAAATGCTACCCATCTCATTGTACCTTCACGTGAAATCAAATTAGGGATTTATAGATGATGCAGAAGCCTATGGATGAAATCCTTGACCTGGCTCTCGCCGTCAAAACGATGGCAAGGGTCTCTGGGGTCTGGGGCAGAAGTCGGAGCCAACGAAGAATAGGGTCCGCACCAATAGGAACAACCGATATTGGTTTAATCAATTTGTTCGTCCTGGGTTCCACCTCTAGTGCTCCTTCCGGTTTTGCGACATAAATAGCATCCAAGCTCTGGCAGGTATTGAAATCCTGTTGCACAAATGTTGGGATCAACAACCAACGAATCTAATGGATAATTCTATCATTGCGAACGTCTTCCACACGAACAACCTCCTCGGAACCAACAAACTTCACCGACGACTCAAAAATGGAACGATGTAAGGGGTCATCTATATCATGACGTGTAGTTTCATTCAACCATCGTGAGAGATCGAGTCTGAATTGagagagaagaagaataagaaggaGTGGGGTAGGGGTGGAAAGGAATATTTTGACTTTTCAGAGTCGATGTTAAAAGAAAATCAGTCGATGTTTATATGGCGAAAGGGTAATCGGGTTACCCCTTCATTTTGTCAAAAATGATCAAATTGACCAAATAAAAACAAGTTTAACGATCTAGAAAACACGGAAAAATCCTTAAGGGACTGAAAAGgtaaaatcaaaatatatatattaggaCTGTTGCATCATTTTCCTTTGAAAAAATAATTATGTCCTTGGATCATAACATGTTTCGGtgtgtttgactttgactaattGGATGTGGAACCATGGGCGTATTCGGCACAGAGTGTTTAGGAGCGTTTGAGAGATTCTAGCTTCTAGCATTTGACAAACTGCTTTGTTTTAAATAGAAAGTCTCGTTTGACACTACAAGCTCAACATCCAAAAGCTACCTCACAtaacgtttaacaaaacgctaccaaCTACCGATTATCCGTTACCCGCCACCAGCTACCCGTTACACGTTAATTCTTCTAAACATAACCCATATTTTTTGCTAGATTTTTATCTTGTTATTTTGCTTTTAGCTTTTCCATGTTTTCTTTTAGTCCATCGGTATATTTATGGTTCAACCTTCTTGCAATTTTTGTGGGTATGGCTTTTTATGGCATTTTTGTTACTATGGTTGGTTAGAGTTTTAGTTTTTTGGATGATCTTATTTCATTATTTTTTCttataattgtattttttttttcagtttcttGATGTTGGTAATTTTATAGTATTTATGGGTTATGTTATTGATTTTAGTGTTATCAATATATTTTAGTgtagttattattaatattgagATACGTTAAGTTTTATTTACTCGTCGAGACGAGACTGGAAGTGCGAAGTGTACACTCGGAATAATAAATGTAAACTTGAAAATTCGAGAGTCCGAGAGCAGCATCTCTTGGTATAGGGCTCCAAGAGGTAACACCCCCAACATGGTCTTGCGAGGTCCATGGGGCACTAGCGGTGGTTCCCACTGAAAATGAATGTTAACCACCTTTCTAACCGCCATGCATTTTCCCGCCAAAAAGGGTTATGACATCGTGATGAGGTAATAGTTGATTATGTCTTCTAACCACCATTCTAACCATTAATTTTTGTGCCAAGATAAATGCTAGCTACATTTCTAACCGCCATCTTTCTTATATAAAAGAAGGATATATTTCATGCAAATGTTACAATGTGATACTTGAAAATCTATCACTTTGCATTTCACTATCTCGAAGAACACTCAACAAACaaggtattatgtgttttgtaaaTTAGATTGATCCTGAAATCTGAGTTGATCTCTTGAATTGTCCCATGAATCTGCATTCGTATAACCCTATGAATAAATGTCAAATTACAGATTTTCGAATGTGATTTCCAAAACACGATTCAAGAGATTATCCAAGTCATTGTTATTTCTACCCTTAAATTCTAACATATTACGCCTAAAACAAAAGCAATGAATATTAATAAAATATGGAAAAAAATGTTTGACAAGGAAAGCTAAAAATGATAGGACATGCTCCTCAAACCACAAGTTGTCATGATTGAACATAAGATGGTATTATAGTATGCTCATAAGACAAATAAAAAGCCGAACATCAAATGTAAAGCAAATTTTTATCATGAAGAAAGTGTTTGTGGAAACTCGTGATTCAGTTGTGGCGACAAATTTTTGACGAGATGTTACAACACACTAACAAACTCTTAGTACGTTCTTAATTAGTTTGAATTGTCATCATTTTGTTGTCCTTAGTTGATCCTCTTTGGCTTGCGGCTTGTGTTTGTTTGGTCTTGACGGTTAAATATGTTGTCATTTGACAtttgttattgttatttgtgTTCGAACAACTTTTAACTTAAAGTGTTGCATAATTAGATGTTAATCCCTATTTTTTTTCGTTAGCTTTTTATAGTGTGACATTTTGATTTTAGccttttcatgttttctttttcGTCTAGGGTATATATTTGTGGTTCCATGTTCTAAGGTTACCATTGGGTATGGTTGTTTATGTCATTTTTCATACTTTGGTTGGGTTAGAGTTTTAGTTTTTCTAGGTGATCTTCTTTCAATTTTTTCTTGGAACTGTTACTATTTTTTTACGTCCTTGCTGGTGGTTTATTTATAATATTTCTGGTTtgggattaaaaaaaaaactcattgatATTAATATAATCGAAAGAATGTCCAACAAGGAAAGCCAAAACTGTTAGGACATGGTCCTAAAACCACAAGTTTCCGTGATTGAATTATAAGACGTACTATTAGCATGCTCAATATATAAGACAAATAAAAAGTCGAAAATCATGTGTAAAGCAAGTTTCCATGATTGAAAAAGTGTTCGTGAAAACTCATGATTCAATTGTGGTTACAAATTTGTGATGAAATGTAACAATTCACCACCAATCTCCCGTCCTTAGCTTATGTATAGATCTTGTCATCACTACTTTCTTCTAACTTTTCTCATTTATTGTTGCTTTTTCGGATTGTATCCACCTTTATCATTCGATATTACGTCTTTTATACATATCGTTTTTGTACAAAACATCATAATTGTGGCAGTTACAACAAAGGCTGCTTAGACTTTGTATTAAGATGATCTTTTTTGGTAAAAAGATACCTGTTTTTTTGGATCAATTAGTGTCTTAAAGTAAAAAAGGAAGACGCTATTTCGTGTTATAAATATTAAGCTTGCGACTTTCGAAGTATTATGAGAAAAAAGTTTCCTAAAGAAGTAAATTTGAGGGTCCCAACATTTCCAAAATAACTTTGTTTTCTTATgtgatattatattttatttatcatTCTATTTCGGTATCTTTTCTCTGATATCTATTTATTAGTTATTAACCCTAGGATTGTTTCCTTGGATTCTGTTTTTCTAAAACGAATTGATTAAATAATTATTCAACTTTTTAGTAAACTGTATATATTGGatctaaaaaactaaaaatagaaATTTATGAAAATACTCTTGGTAAAATAATACAGGAATAATTCTTACGTTTGTAAAGTCAAAAGATTGACTATCTGATCAATCACATCAAACGGTATAGAGAGCGGTAGGCCTGGACCAGTATAGCAAGTGAGAAGTACCCAAATATTACCAAAAATAAACAACTCAAAACGCTGTCGTATCATTGGTAGAAAGAGTAGCTACCCCTAATCCACGTGGCAGCTACATATAAGCCACGTCAGTTTTTGATGACGGTAATGAGTACCCTCTTTAGATCTGATGGTCCTCATCATCATccccatcatcaacatcatcatcatcatcaacatcatacCACACAATCACGATTCCCATACACATCTACAACTCCCTTTTAATCTCCTCCCATAACTACACAAACACACACCTCAGTGTGTTTTTGTGCGTGTCTGTTCCACCAGATTAAAATAAAAAGCATCCTCTGTTTCTGACTTTCAGTCTTGAAAACCTTATCATTCtactatatatataaaagaaaccctTAAATCCTCTTTCCATCTTTCGATTTCTGAAAAAGAAGTGATAATGGGAGAGGTGGGTTTTCGTAGTTCTTAGATTTTGATTCGTTTTCATTTTGGTTTATTGGAAAAAGCATGAATTTTTTTGGCATTTCTGATGTgggttttgtttttcttttttttttagcAAGTAGCAAAGCCGGAGGAGGAGAAGAAACCAgaggaagagaagaaggaagaacCGGCGAAAGCTGATGAGAAGAAACCAGAGGAGGAAAAAGacgcaccaccaccaccacctccgccGCCGCAAGAGATTGTTTTGAGAGTTTTCATGCATTGTGAAGGCTGTGCTAGAAAAGTCCGGCGGTGCCTCAGGGGATTCGATGGTTTGTTTTCGTTTTATATACATCTGCTGATTGATTTGATTTTGAAGTTTGAATTGAAGTGAATGATATATTTGTTTGAATTGTTAAGGAGTGGAAGATGTTGCTACGGATTGTAAGACGCATAAGGTTGTAGTGAAGGGAGAAAAAGCAGATCCGTTGAAGGTTCTTGAAAGGGTTCAGAAAAAGAGTCACCGGCAAGTTGAGCTTCTTTCTCCGATACCAAAACCGCCGGAGGAGGAGCCGAAAGTCGAGGAGAAAGAAGCTCCAAAaccagaagagaagaaagaagaggTTAGTTGATTAATTACAGTTTTGCCACTGCTAATGATCTGAAGTATATATAGAATCATTCAAATTCCTCATGTGGTTTGTGATGTTCAACTACAGCCTCCTCAGGTGATTACAGTGCTTCTGAAAGTAAACATGCATTGTGAAGCTTGTGCTCAAGAGATCAGAAAACGTATTCTAAGGATGAAAGGTGTGTGTTCTTGTATATAAAGCAATCATTTTTACGAATAAAAATTCCTTTTTTTTTGACTAATTACGAATCTTGTTTGACttgtttttcttttgttttgatcTACAACCATCAACTTCTTTAGAACTCACTCCATCTCccttttttgattcttgaaaatcttaaccaaaattgaaaattcaTCTACCTTTTTCTATAATAGTAATCCATCACTATCTCTATATATATCTCCATATTTTATTGATTCAAATTCGTGAATTCTTTCAAGATTCCATATATATTTTGTTTTAGATTGAATAACCCATTTTAATATTACTCAAAATATTCCAATAAAATCCCAACTACCAAATCATTAACAATATCTTGCATCGTTTGTGTATTTTAGGGGTGGAAAGCGTTGAACCAGATCTAAAAAGCTCACAAGTATCAGTGAAAGGCACGTTCACAGCTCCACAGTTGGTGGAGTACATTCACAAAAGAACCGGAAAACACGCCGTGATCGTGAAACAAGACCCTGAACCAAAGAAAGAGGAGGACAAAGGTGCCGACGAGAAGAAGGACGACGGCGGCGGCGGCGAAAAGAAGGAAGAGGCAAAAGCAGAAGAAGGTGGCGGCGGCGGCGGCGGCGGCGGTGAAGAAAAAGATAAGGAGAAAGACGAGAAGAAAGACGAGAAGAAGGAAGGCGGAGGAGAAGAACCAGGAAAACCAGAAGGTGGTACGGAAGGCGGCGGCGACGGAGGAGGTGAGGATACGAGGGTGGTGGAGCTTCGGAAAAACGAATTCTACTATTACCATCCACAGAATTACCATGTATACCCGCCAAGATACACCGCAGAATCGGCGTATGGGTACCCACCAGCACCACAAATGTTCAGTGACGAGAACCCCAATGCATGCACTGTAATGTAAAAATGGAGTAAAtgttagagagagaagagagaagagagagagaggggtaaaatggggaagaagaagatgaaagaaAGCACAGAGCATATCACATGGGTGAGCATGAGAGGATTCTGTCGTGGCGTTCATGTGGCCTTTGTCTGTGGTGAGCTTCTGTTTAGTATAAAAGTGTCTGCAGGAAAGTTGTAAAATTTTGTGAGACCTtttgtacttttttttttttttaattttttttttataaactatagTAGTAAACTAAGTAAGTGCTCACTTATGACAAATTATATAAAGTAAAATAAGAATGAGCACTCatgttataataaataaataaattctatatttatattttgttgttgtgtacttttttttttttttttatctctagTTAATGTAACTAATTTGACAAACGAGTAGTTTAAAAAAGGAATAATATTTGTACTAATTACGGAATTGTCGTTTATCAAGGACGGATTTTAGATTAGATCTAATAAAGAAATTAGTGAAGACTGGTATTTTGCTTGGATAACTACAAATAACGGTGTACTATTTCACATGCATGCAAGTTATATTTCTATATTCCCAGTTTTGCCCTTTCTTTTGCTTTTCAGAAACCAAGGCTCTTATTTGCAAAAGGTTTGGCTACACGATACGTAAAGTAATCTTATTAGAAAACACATACGAATTACATTTAGATTAAAATTGCTTTGTTTGCAATTCTTTAACAATCACTTTCATCGTTCACAAGATAAAGTTTGGGTTTCCTATAAGAAAGGTCCTTAAGTTCAAATCTTAGGGGTTTCATTCATGGTTTTGTAAGAGGGGTAAATACAGTGTCGTTTGCGAATGCAAGGCAAGACATCTCTGTATCTTCACCAAAATGATGAATCACCTACGGGGCGGGAACCTGTATTAAAACCGGATTACCATTTGAAAAATATGGTTGCTAGTTCTTTGATGGTGATTGCAGACCATATCTGATTTCTATTGGTTCGTATTTGGTGGTTTTGTCTGTTATAATAACATGATTAGGTTATGTTTGATATAGTAGCTGAAATATTAACAGATAATTAAAAAGTTAATTAGTAGCTAAAAAGCTAACTGATAACTGATAAGGATAACGATTGATAATTAACCGATAAAATTAACCGATAAGTAGAGTTTAAAGTCACATATAAAGATATATAAAAAGTTAATTAGTAGCTAAAAAGCTAACTGATAACTGATAAGGATAACGTTTGATAAAATTAACCGATAAGTAGAGTTTAAAGTCACATATAAAGATATATAGAAAAAAATGTTTATTATAATTAAAGGGTGACAAAGATAACGTTTGATAAAATTAACCGATAAGTAGAGTTTAAAGTCACATATAAAGATATATAGAAAAAAATCTTTATTATAATTAAAGGGTATAGATGGAAGAATTTTTTTTAGTATAAACTTTATAAACCGGTTGAAAAATTACTCTAACTAGCTTTTTAAAAGTTAGTTTATAAACTACCATGTAAGCTATTTTTCTTTTGTCAaacatgatttaaaaaaaaacaataaaaaaataaggTTGATTTTAAACTAGCTTAGGCGTAACTTAATTTGCATATTATGAACTAATTTCATATTACTATTGTCTAGTGTTCACAGTATTATTTCAAGTTTATCAAATTGAAAGTTAGGATTATATTGTTGAAGGTGGCATGCATGCAATCTGGTTTTTGAGAAGCGAAcagtttttaagaaaaaaattaaatgGGTAAGAAGTGAAAGAGTTTGTTTCGTCACAATTATAAACAAATTATGAggtttatatataattttaaatttaaaaaagaaattatggtttgtacttgtgctataaacataagcataacagaaAAAATGTTAATGGTTTGTACTTGTCGTTATATATTTCTGTCTTCAAGAAAATTATTGTTAGTTGGACCACAACATGCAAGTTATAAAGTGCTTTCTAGAATATAATAATGTCATTGGAAGTTTTAAATACAAAAATGATATTAGAATTTGTAGCTATGAACTTTTCACATGTCTATAACTTTGTAATAACAGTTTTTAACAAATTTCTACTATTTCTGTAAACGTAGAGGTAACGATGGGTCTAGAGCAAAAATCAGTAGGGTTTACAATACAAGtaatataacataaaataaaatttgaataaaAAGTACAAAGTCAACAGAAAATGTATCGTGTTTTAACATTTTTTCACTATAAAAGTTTTTATTTCTTGAAAATAATTTATAACATATTTGATAAATCTTTCATTTTTCTATAGCATAAATTACAAAATccttttagaaatcattttaattgAAGAAAACATATATATCCAGTTTAGTGGGACTAGTTGCCAAAATAAAATAACACCATTTTCGAAATGAAGTGATAAATACTATACTTGCTTCAACAACCAATATTTCCATTGTCACTCTAGCCAAGATTGGATACACCATTCAAGTTAGCATATATCTCATTTGCTTGTATACGAGGGATGTAAAATATATCATGTGAATTTATACCTTTTCGATATAATTTCATACTTAATAACCAAACAATCTGGTGATTATTATTGTGAACTAATTCAAAATTATTAGTAATCTAAAGGAAACAAATTGATTGACAAATAATATCGAAAAAtttgtgtcgattaaccacaaaTAATAAGTATGATTATCTTTACTTGTTTACCAAGTTTCGTCCAAAAATCAGTTTCAACATTTGTGATCAGATGTAATTGTAAGTAAGGTAGAAATAGATTATCTCGTTGTCagataaattaaaatatttaatagaAATTGAAAAGCAACTTGAAAATCGTAGATCTTGACACTCATATTGTTGTAAGTTGCATCatagaacccccccccccccccccccccaatttaaTGCAATTAACATTCGTTCCAACATCAATGGAAGAATCGATAAACGCAAAGTAAATACtcagaaattgaaaaaaaactaAATCGAAGGAGCGAGAAGAGACAACAGATAGATTGGTTTTGGTGATGAATAAATGGGACTCGGACGACCCCATGTATAATGACTTGTATCTTAGtttgaaattcaaaaaaaaaaaaaaaaaacgaaagttATCCAAATTCGAATTCAAACCTGAAGGTTATATGAATCCAAAGTAGAAGGTTATCTAGaataaaacttggagtttatctGAGCTATGAAGATTTCCTAGAAGCTAGCCACAAAGTCAACCATCATCAACTATAACTAGGTTGGTCCAAAATCGACAAGACCCGATCCCAACAAAAAACAAAAGCTCATTAGCTCCTAGCGACCAATACGACAAGAAAAATAGTCATAAAGTGTGCCATTTTCCAATCCTCGCGTCTCGCATCCTCGACACGTGTGTTGGCTTGGCATACCCCTTAATCTTGATTTAATCCTTTGAAGGTTAAGACAATGGAAACCTTATAAACCCATAAAAACTTCTTCATCCCATCAATATGGGACAAATGAAATTGCCAACTTGTAATTTATTCCTTATAAATTACTAACAATCCATCAGCAAGTTAGAATATTTCCTATAACTCAGACATATGACGTCTCATGGGTGTCACAAGGATTAAACCTAAGTGTAATGTGAATAAAGATGGAGAGAACGATTGAATGGTATCCTATATATTTAAAAACTAAGAACCATATGGCCTCTTCAGTTTATCCCTACATATCACTTTCCATCTTTGTTCTCACTCTGTATACTAGTATGGCCATGCATTATAAACTCTTTTCATGACCCTCTAGAAGATAAACTACTGATCTTCATTTAAGGTGACATCACCTCTAGATCATTGATCAATGTCGTTGtctcaataaaaaaataaaccaaCTAACCTATGTAGATACGGTAAGTCAGGTTGAAACCACGAGGAGTTTGTGGTCAAAATTTGTGTTAAATAGTCAATAAGGAAGAAAGAATACTTGTAACTGTTGTAAAACGaattaaacttaaaacaaaaGCAAAAAGCTTGAAACTTTGTTAATTAAGACGAAACTTTTAATGAGAAAAGTAAGATACTCCCAGTTCAGTTATCAAACAGTTCAGATCCACACACATTCTTCCTTAAAATCCTAGTTCAGTTAATTAGATGTAATTGGGGTTTATTATCTTGTAATACATAATTTTGGATACATAATGTGTTCATTCAACTAGTTTTATTACTCCCTACGTCTAACTAGATTAGGAACAATTAATGAATTGGCAATAAAGTGCCTTGCAACTACCTATTACAATATTAAACATTCAATATCACAAGTTGGAATAACACATGTGGATTCACCAATTGTCTTTGTTCCTAAACTACTTGAACTTGGAACACTTGGTGAATTGACAATCCACTATTTTAGTTATGAAATCAAACAAATTCATACAACCCATATCAATTATTATCACCAAAAGATCATCATATGAAGCATAAAACAACAATTGAAATTAACTAGAACCAAGTAATAATCAAGTGTGTTCATCCAAAAGCTTTAAACATCATCGTAAGTAACGTAATGGTTTAGCCTTCCATCGAGTTCATGAAAACAATGACTTGAATGAAAACAATAAATTGTACACTTGGATCCATAAACAAACCTGCAATAAAAAAGAAAATGTAACCTAATAAAGtttgaaaaaataaaatcttaGACAACAAGTAAGGAAATTTTGGAGTTGTAATGGAAAAGATTGGTTGAACGATCGTCTAATGTTGATTGCTTGTGAAATTGATGATCTCTCGCCTTGAATCCAAATTGGAGTGATCAAAAACATGTTGGGAGAGAGTTTGAACATGTTGGAACACCTCCAAAATGCTCTAAAATTATAGGAGATAAGTCTCTTTTTGATTAGGGTTGAGTCTACCTTAAATAGGTGTTCAAATCCTAAATTTCGAGGCTTTTTCCCATGATGGGGTTGAAGTTACCATCTTAGATGCCAACTCCAATGCCATGGAGTTGGAGATTGTAGTTGTGGAGTCGGGGTCTGCCACTCTAATGCCAACTCCAACGTTGGTCACATTTCAGCTTTAATTTTTCCATTTTATTCGCACATTCCACCCACTTTTAAGCACATATCATTATATGcacataataataaaaaatctaTCAAAGTAGTGCCATTCTAGGAAAATCTTCATAACATCTTCGTTGCTTATGTCTCTAAAACTTTGTTAAGATCCTTCACCAAAAGTTCTCAACAATGATGCATTATCCTATATCACATGAGAAAAGTTTCACAACATCTTTGTTTCTTAGATATCTCCAAAACATTGTTAAGAATTGGAGGATATCATGTA
The genomic region above belongs to Lactuca sativa cultivar Salinas chromosome 4, Lsat_Salinas_v11, whole genome shotgun sequence and contains:
- the LOC111895347 gene encoding heavy metal-associated isoprenylated plant protein 7 translates to MGEQVAKPEEEKKPEEEKKEEPAKADEKKPEEEKDAPPPPPPPPQEIVLRVFMHCEGCARKVRRCLRGFDGVEDVATDCKTHKVVVKGEKADPLKVLERVQKKSHRQVELLSPIPKPPEEEPKVEEKEAPKPEEKKEEPPQVITVLLKVNMHCEACAQEIRKRILRMKGVESVEPDLKSSQVSVKGTFTAPQLVEYIHKRTGKHAVIVKQDPEPKKEEDKGADEKKDDGGGGEKKEEAKAEEGGGGGGGGGEEKDKEKDEKKDEKKEGGGEEPGKPEGGTEGGGDGGGEDTRVVELRKNEFYYYHPQNYHVYPPRYTAESAYGYPPAPQMFSDENPNACTVM